In a genomic window of Allomeiothermus silvanus DSM 9946:
- a CDS encoding DUF2461 domain-containing protein has product MARKMASSSANTYFSAELFHLLLELRYNNHRAWFQANKPRYEEYIRRPFLRFIEDFAPYLKRINPAFTAEAKSLFRIYRDTRFSYDKTPYKTHAAAQFRHILGRDVHAPGFYLHLEPDNCFIAGGIWLPEAEPTLRIRQAIARWDPRWMAVKKDGPPLSQEDKLKRAPKGFDPHHPLVEDLKLKSFIAWVAFSEEEVCSPDFLEKVSQACQRLNPLVDFLCDVLKLPTVEASEGAP; this is encoded by the coding sequence ATGGCAAGAAAGATGGCCAGCAGTTCCGCAAACACTTATTTCTCTGCGGAACTCTTCCACCTCCTCCTCGAGCTGCGCTACAACAACCATCGCGCTTGGTTCCAAGCTAACAAACCTCGCTACGAGGAGTACATCCGGCGGCCTTTTCTTCGCTTCATCGAGGACTTCGCTCCCTATTTGAAGCGCATCAACCCGGCCTTTACCGCCGAGGCCAAGAGCCTTTTTCGCATCTACCGTGACACCCGTTTCAGCTACGACAAAACCCCCTACAAGACCCACGCCGCGGCCCAGTTTCGCCATATCCTAGGCCGGGACGTTCACGCGCCGGGATTTTATCTGCACCTCGAGCCCGACAACTGCTTCATCGCCGGGGGGATCTGGTTGCCGGAGGCCGAGCCTACCTTGCGCATTCGTCAGGCGATCGCTCGCTGGGACCCCCGCTGGATGGCCGTCAAAAAGGATGGCCCGCCGCTGTCCCAAGAGGACAAGCTCAAACGTGCGCCCAAGGGCTTCGATCCCCACCACCCGCTGGTCGAGGACCTCAAGCTCAAGAGCTTCATCGCCTGGGTAGCGTTCAGCGAGGAGGAGGTCTGCTCGCCGGATTTTCTAGAGAAGGTCAGCCAGGCCTGCCAGCGTCTCAACCCGCTGGTGGACTTCTTATGCGACGTGCTCAAGCTCCCCACCGTCGAAGCATCCGAGGGAGCGCCTTAG
- a CDS encoding elongation factor G, producing MIRTLALVGHSGSGKTILGEALLVYTGGKDRMGKVEEGSTTSDYTPEEKTHGVSVRTGVLPLEYQGHKIYLLDAPGYADFVGEIRGALEAADAAVVAVSAEAGVQIGTERAWTVAERLGLARMVVVTKLEKGGDFFALLEDLRSTLGPILPAHLPIYEGGKWVGLVDVLRGKAYRYTGGKPEEIPVPEDQKAGIEKYRNEAREAIIETDEGLLEKYLGGEEVDEQGLSKAFHEAVRKGLVYPVAIGSSGAMIGLDLLLQLFLEALPSPTERFGEGPCLGKVFKVQVDPFIGHVAFVRIYRGTLKPGDTLQSEGGAVKLGHLYTAKGKDLVELPEAPAGTILAIPKAESLHRGMILWTGNRPESDEVPFARLPDPNVMMALYLENRGDEAKLGEALRKLLEEDPSLKVERNPETGEMLLWGHGDLHLETAKERLADYGVKVQLRLPKIPYRETIRKVAEGQGKHKKQTGGHGQYGDVWLRLEPAPEYAFEWRITGGVIPTKYQEAIEAGIREAAKQGVLAGFPVIGFKAIVYHGSYHDVDSSDMAFQTAGSLAFKNVAPQAQPVLLEPVYNLKVFVTQDRVGDVISDLQGRRGRVLGMDQDGALAVVQAEVPLAELLEYSRVLSGMTQGTGAYSLEFSHYAEVPPHLAQKVIAQRQQTA from the coding sequence ATGATTCGCACCCTAGCCCTAGTCGGGCATAGCGGCAGCGGTAAAACCATCCTCGGTGAAGCTTTACTGGTCTACACCGGGGGTAAGGACCGCATGGGCAAGGTCGAAGAGGGCAGCACTACCTCGGACTATACCCCGGAGGAAAAAACCCACGGGGTATCGGTGCGCACCGGTGTGCTGCCCCTGGAGTACCAGGGGCACAAAATTTACCTGCTGGATGCCCCGGGGTATGCCGATTTCGTAGGGGAGATTCGCGGCGCCCTCGAGGCCGCTGACGCCGCGGTGGTAGCGGTCTCGGCGGAAGCCGGAGTCCAGATTGGCACCGAGCGGGCCTGGACAGTAGCCGAGCGGCTCGGCTTGGCGAGGATGGTAGTGGTGACCAAGCTCGAGAAAGGCGGAGATTTCTTCGCTCTGCTCGAGGACTTGCGCTCCACGCTGGGGCCTATACTTCCGGCGCATCTGCCGATCTACGAGGGTGGGAAGTGGGTGGGGCTGGTGGACGTGCTGCGCGGGAAGGCTTACCGCTACACCGGCGGCAAGCCCGAGGAGATCCCGGTTCCCGAAGATCAAAAAGCGGGAATCGAGAAATACCGCAACGAAGCCCGCGAAGCCATCATCGAAACCGACGAGGGTTTGTTGGAAAAATACCTGGGCGGCGAAGAGGTGGACGAACAAGGGCTCTCCAAAGCCTTCCACGAAGCCGTACGCAAGGGTCTGGTGTACCCGGTGGCGATCGGCTCCTCCGGAGCCATGATCGGGCTGGACTTGCTCTTGCAGCTGTTTCTGGAAGCCCTGCCCTCTCCTACCGAGCGCTTCGGGGAGGGTCCTTGCCTGGGCAAGGTCTTCAAGGTACAGGTAGACCCCTTCATCGGCCATGTGGCGTTTGTGCGGATCTACCGGGGAACTCTAAAGCCTGGGGACACCTTGCAATCCGAGGGCGGGGCAGTCAAGCTGGGCCACCTCTATACCGCCAAAGGCAAGGACCTGGTGGAACTCCCCGAGGCCCCGGCTGGGACCATCCTGGCTATCCCCAAGGCCGAGTCTTTGCATCGGGGGATGATCCTCTGGACTGGAAACCGCCCGGAGTCGGACGAAGTACCTTTCGCCCGGCTCCCCGACCCCAACGTGATGATGGCCCTGTACTTGGAGAACAGGGGCGACGAAGCCAAGCTGGGAGAAGCCTTGCGCAAGCTCCTGGAGGAGGATCCTAGCCTAAAGGTCGAGCGCAACCCGGAAACCGGCGAGATGCTCTTATGGGGCCACGGCGACTTACACCTCGAGACCGCCAAGGAACGCCTGGCCGACTATGGGGTGAAAGTCCAGCTGCGTCTACCCAAGATCCCCTACCGCGAGACCATCCGCAAGGTGGCGGAGGGCCAGGGCAAGCACAAGAAACAAACCGGAGGCCACGGGCAGTATGGCGATGTCTGGCTACGGCTCGAGCCCGCCCCCGAGTACGCCTTCGAGTGGCGCATCACCGGCGGGGTAATCCCTACCAAGTACCAAGAGGCCATCGAGGCGGGCATCCGCGAGGCCGCCAAGCAGGGGGTGCTGGCGGGGTTCCCGGTGATCGGCTTCAAGGCTATCGTCTATCACGGCTCCTATCATGACGTGGACTCCTCGGACATGGCCTTCCAAACCGCCGGGTCACTGGCTTTCAAAAACGTCGCCCCCCAAGCCCAGCCAGTGTTGTTGGAGCCGGTGTACAACCTCAAGGTGTTCGTGACACAAGACCGGGTAGGGGATGTGATCTCAGACCTCCAAGGCCGCCGAGGTCGGGTGCTGGGAATGGACCAAGACGGAGCTTTAGCGGTGGTACAAGCAGAAGTTCCTTTGGCGGAATTGCTCGAGTACAGCCGGGTGCTATCCGGCATGACCCAGGGCACCGGGGCCTATAGCCTGGAGTTCTCTCACTATGCTGAGGTTCCACCCCACCTAGCCCAAAAAGTAATCGCGCAACGGCAGCAGACGGCTTGA